A stretch of the Erpetoichthys calabaricus chromosome 3, fErpCal1.3, whole genome shotgun sequence genome encodes the following:
- the LOC114647880 gene encoding transmembrane domain-containing protein TMIGD3-like isoform X1 — MCHTANDAMQISVLALALLLSPEYGVLTLKGPDVLEMKTTESKHFTYTYDVKYYINNRKYWCKGYYRNYCTIIASTTTETKNVKVDDNKNGQITVTLKDLSTGDSGDYWCGIEIFYTSDDMHYTRLEVNEAPEENPAASTQDQFLTVMSVLATLIIIAAVILLFKIFCSRKRTERTEVLGLHSSPSTAEKAAEDPEVDEYDCKYADLHIKPQSSVKDSQDVVAKEEVAYSDVIFK; from the exons ATGTGTCATACGGCAAACGACGCCATGCAGATTTCAGTCCTGGCACTGGCTTTGCTTCTGAGCCCTGAGTATG GTGTTCTCACCCTAAAAGGACCTGATGTTCTGGAAATGAAGACGACCGAAAGCAAGCACTTCACCTATACATACGATGTGAAATATTACATCAACAACAGAAAATACTGGTGCAAAGGCTATTACCGAAACTACTGCACAATAATTGCCTCGACAACGACAGAAACTAAAAACGTTAAAGTTGATGACAACAAAAATGGCCAGATAACGGTAACTTTGAAAGACCTGTCCACAGGTGACTCTGGGGATTACTGGTGCGGGATCGAAATATTTTACACGAGTGATGATATGCATTACACGAGACTGGAAGTTAACGAAG CTCCAGAAGAAAACCCGGCTGCtag taCCCAGGATCAATTCCTCACAGTTATGTCCGTGCTGGCTACATTAATCATAATTGCTGCTGTaattctgctttttaaaatattctgtagCAGAAAGCGAACAGAAC GCACTGAAGTCCTTGGTCTGCACAGCTCCCCTTCCACAGCAGAAAAAGCAGCAGAA gatccAGAGGTTGATGAGTACGACTGTAAATATGCCGATCTGCACATAAAACCCCAGTCGTCTGTGAAGGACAGTCAAGATGTCGTCGCTAAAGAGGAGGTTGCCTATTCAGATGTGATTTTCAAATAG
- the LOC114647880 gene encoding CMRF35-like molecule 7 isoform X2, protein MVSLGVLTLKGPDVLEMKTTESKHFTYTYDVKYYINNRKYWCKGYYRNYCTIIASTTTETKNVKVDDNKNGQITVTLKDLSTGDSGDYWCGIEIFYTSDDMHYTRLEVNEAPEENPAASTQDQFLTVMSVLATLIIIAAVILLFKIFCSRKRTERTEVLGLHSSPSTAEKAAEDPEVDEYDCKYADLHIKPQSSVKDSQDVVAKEEVAYSDVIFK, encoded by the exons ATGGTAAGTCTTG GTGTTCTCACCCTAAAAGGACCTGATGTTCTGGAAATGAAGACGACCGAAAGCAAGCACTTCACCTATACATACGATGTGAAATATTACATCAACAACAGAAAATACTGGTGCAAAGGCTATTACCGAAACTACTGCACAATAATTGCCTCGACAACGACAGAAACTAAAAACGTTAAAGTTGATGACAACAAAAATGGCCAGATAACGGTAACTTTGAAAGACCTGTCCACAGGTGACTCTGGGGATTACTGGTGCGGGATCGAAATATTTTACACGAGTGATGATATGCATTACACGAGACTGGAAGTTAACGAAG CTCCAGAAGAAAACCCGGCTGCtag taCCCAGGATCAATTCCTCACAGTTATGTCCGTGCTGGCTACATTAATCATAATTGCTGCTGTaattctgctttttaaaatattctgtagCAGAAAGCGAACAGAAC GCACTGAAGTCCTTGGTCTGCACAGCTCCCCTTCCACAGCAGAAAAAGCAGCAGAA gatccAGAGGTTGATGAGTACGACTGTAAATATGCCGATCTGCACATAAAACCCCAGTCGTCTGTGAAGGACAGTCAAGATGTCGTCGCTAAAGAGGAGGTTGCCTATTCAGATGTGATTTTCAAATAG